One Novipirellula galeiformis DNA window includes the following coding sequences:
- a CDS encoding phage protein Gp36 family protein, with amino-acid sequence MNLYCTADDLNRYLSADGVTAFSDHDDDGFGDSGIVDDCIGRASREIDASALRRYEESRLVGNATLNDWAVVMACRSLCLRRGNMPPESLEMEFHRIVDPDTGFLARLASGRYKLPGLPQKPGNEPTFSNLTVDRRYRNERIRVVRQSSSPEPSTRERDEAKSAVFYDG; translated from the coding sequence ATGAATTTGTATTGCACCGCCGATGACCTGAATCGCTATCTCTCCGCAGACGGAGTGACGGCATTTTCGGATCACGACGATGACGGATTCGGTGACAGCGGGATTGTGGACGATTGCATCGGGCGGGCATCGCGAGAAATCGACGCCTCGGCACTGAGACGGTACGAAGAGAGTCGCTTGGTCGGCAACGCAACACTTAATGACTGGGCGGTGGTGATGGCTTGCCGATCGCTTTGCCTCCGTCGTGGAAATATGCCTCCCGAATCGCTCGAGATGGAGTTCCATCGCATCGTAGACCCTGACACTGGCTTCCTGGCTCGCCTTGCATCGGGGAGATACAAACTGCCGGGACTGCCTCAGAAACCGGGCAACGAACCTACATTTTCAAACCTCACCGTTGACCGTAGGTATCGCAACGAACGCATTCGTGTGGTTCGGCAATCGAGCAGCCCAGAGCCGAGCACGCGAGAACGTGACGAAGCGAAATCGGCGGTGTTTTACGATGGCTAA
- a CDS encoding head decoration protein yields the protein MTDLLWGGDESRIEVLKSSAHAIDSASRDAGNTPTAVLRQGLILGLVTATGKLKQYDPDAEDGTEVPYGVLPVELRMTDELGVAVDRYCPVIVSAPVKSDRLLILGDSMIGHDDEDVTVAALKLKFFRLSHELCGVASPLVIPEPEPET from the coding sequence ATGACTGACCTCCTTTGGGGTGGCGACGAATCGCGAATCGAGGTGCTCAAGAGCAGTGCTCACGCGATTGACTCGGCATCTCGTGACGCTGGAAACACTCCAACCGCCGTCTTGCGACAAGGCTTGATCCTGGGGCTTGTCACCGCGACCGGAAAGCTCAAACAGTACGACCCTGATGCTGAGGACGGAACCGAAGTGCCCTACGGCGTCCTACCTGTCGAACTGCGGATGACCGACGAGCTTGGCGTTGCGGTTGATCGCTACTGCCCTGTGATTGTGTCTGCTCCCGTGAAGTCAGACCGGCTCTTGATCCTCGGCGATTCGATGATTGGCCACGACGATGAAGATGTGACCGTGGCGGCGTTGAAGCTCAAGTTCTTCCGATTGTCTCACGAGCTTTGCGGCGTCGCTTCGCCACTGGTGATTCCTGAGCCTGAGCCTGAGACTTAA